ATATAAATACTGCTGGCGTCTTCAGCTGAGCCCTAACATTTGTTATGGTTAGATTGCCACCTCCTTTCTACAAAGTGATGTGGTTGCCAGGCGTACTTATTTGATTTTGAGgtaaactgtccctttaatcttTAGCTAACCCAGTGATAGTTCGGTGTGATGAGCCTGCctttaaaactaaaataattacaaaaattTGAAAATCTGATTTTGGGGTGTGTTGTCCCTTTAAGTACATAAGGAACACGAGCATGCCTTCAAATTAAAAGCTTGTCTGAGATCATATAGCAAAGACCTTTTGTGCTAAAGGGAGATACAGATCACACTGTCCTGAACAAAATGGGGACTGATTATCTATCCCTTTAAGATGGTGGCTCTTCTTCACCTTCACAGGCTGTATGGTCATGTGAATGCACATGCACTGAATCCGTGTGATGGTAGTGAGacatggctctctctctctctctctctctctctctctctgtccctctctctccctctcacccaCAGTGGGGGTAAAGCAGTGGATGACAGCTCGGAGCTCCTGTCCAAGCGACACTCGGACGGCATCTTCACAGACAGCTACAGCCGCTACCGAAAGCAAATGGCAGTCAAGAAATACCTGGCGGCAGTCCTTGGGAAAAGGTATAGACAGAGAATTAGAAACAAAGGACGGCGGCTGGCTTATTTGTAGCATCCTCTTtcccctcttttcctctccttgataaacaaaaacatataaaaaaaaaaccttaagtGTGTGCAGCCCCATATGAAGTCAGATCTGACCAATCAGTGGATCGCTTTTTTGTGTTCTTAtacatgtatttatgtatgAAGTAAGccattaaaatgaatattttgataataatattgttttttattttatacttaAAGCACTTGAGGACGCACATATCTACTTTGTGGACCaattttttgttcatttaaaaaaaaaaggaagaaaaaatagcCTCTATTTATGTATTCATTGATTTACTTTTTTTAGACTTATTTATTGAGGGGACACACAGTTGTtcgatgataatgatgatgatgatgatgatgatgatgatgatacagCCCTGTCTTTTAAACATTTAGCGCATAGACATGAATGTGAGGAAAATAAATAGTTTAAAAGACAATCAATGTATTGAATGCTGCTTTTTTGTAAAGTGACATTAAGAGATTAGTTGTCTTTATTCACAACAGCCTTGAAGACATAGGTTTTCACCATATCCTACAAGAGATAGACTTTGATGCCCTCCCGGACGGGGATGAGTTTGAGGCTTTTTTGGGAGACTGGCTGAAACAGTTCTCTCCCGAATTTCTGGTGAGTTTCAGACTCTTTCCTGAGGCCGTGTCCTTTGGAGGGACTTCTCATgtccctccttccttttttttcccttctcacCTTTAACACTCGTGTGATCTTGCTCCAAATACTCTTCTTCCACCTCATCTGTGCTCCCGTCTCTCTCTGGTGAGAGTCTCACACTAAATAGACTGAACGTGGAGAGACTTCATGTTACACATATCAAAACTGATTGATATGACAAAACAATCTGGGTTAGAccagatgatttttttaaaggaaaagttcaccccccccaaaaaatcaaacattcattTATTTCCCTGTAAATTTTTTTGTTGGTTTCTTCTTTACTTTAATATAATACGATACAATAACAATGTCTCTTTCCAAAAATAATGTCCACAGACCAATATCATGAAGGAACTATTTCATAGATACCAAACTACACGTGTCAAATGAAGAGGACTCCATCactgtttacatgcacatgcagtGGCTGGGTGTAGTTTGGTAGAAAATAGTTCCTACATGCATCTTTCATTCTTCAGTAACCTGGATTTCTGGAAAGAGATATTGCTATTCCAGTTAAGTTTCTACTGTCCAACAACCATCTCCAGAACTATGTAAGCACTGTAGCACTGAAGGCCACAGGAGAAAATATGGATGTTTGATTTTGAggtgtactgtccctttaaaaaaaaaaaaatcccaaaccTGAGATGAGGACCAGAGTACTCTTGAGGTTCTTCTCGCCCTTTTTATCTTCCGCAAAGTGAGCTTACACCTTTCGACTCATGTAAAGTGCCAATCTTGTGTTCCTATCAACTgaattctctgtgtgtttggaaacTTCTGCTCAAGTCTCTCCGCCCATATAATAAGTATCACTGGCATCTCCAGCACCATCaggcaaattaaaaaaaaaaactaaaaagaaaaagaaaagtaatgATACTTGTTACATGGTGAGTTATCCATCAGTTTGTTCTTTGTGAGAGAAGTAACAGTACGAGGCAGTTTTGTGTTTGAACCTTCTGGGTCTATTGTGCTTCCCTTTCCTGTCATGTGAACcgatgtacaaaacaaaaactacagTAGATTGCATGATTAAAGTAAATTGCACTAAAGCCACCACATCTGTGCAAACGACTCCAACTTAGATGGTTCTGCTTGCTTTCTGACTTCATACCTGTCATTTCTGggtgttgttttgtgttcttttcTCCTCAGTGACATTTCTAAACAACCTGTTAAATGTTCTGATTTTGTAACCTACAGTTAAAATTGTACATGAAGAAaaagctgtggaaaaaaagtggttatttttaaaatatttatctgcAGTGAGGCCAGAAAGCTGCCAGTGTTTTGAATAGATTACAAACTAAATACATTAGGACCAAAATCAAGAAAAACCGAAATGTCAATCTAAATAAATCACAACACAAAAGTGCCCCAGTCTGCACACTTCTTCCCAGATTAGTTAGGGAGCGTTAGCTTTCAAGCAGCAGGCTGAAGTTCTTCGATCTATGTTGTACTGTATCAATCTTTCTTTAATTTTGCATTCCCCTCTAGGCTTTGTGACGCAGGAAGCAGTTTGCGGCTGTGGTGCCTTGCATCGACTTTAAAAATCGCCATGAATCACAGATGGCTATTTAGTGGCCCTACAATGCTGCACATCATCAGCTCACATTTCAcccctctgttgttgttttctttcatgTTTTGTGTTGCTCAGATGTTTGATAGGATCTTTAGTGCCATCCAGCTTAGACATCAAGTGCTCTCGCTTGCACTGCTTTTCTGttgcactttgttttgttttcttctagAGACGTTTTGTGAACGTAGACGGAAGGGATGAAACGTTATATGTATGATAATAAACAAAGCGCCAATAGCCTTACTTAAATTCAAATCCTtcagagatatatatatatatatatatttaatgtgtGGAAAAGTGCATAATAGATTACTACTTCAAATGGCGATCTGCAAAGGGTCAAgtcaataaatgtttaaaaaaaaagtgttgtaaGATTTGTATGAATAAATTTTTGTAAACAAAAATTTTGTCTAATCTTTGAAGCCATTGATACCattataaaatgaaaatgttcaaTGAAAGCAGACCCTCCCTTCTCACAAACTGCATAAGGTTGGGATAACAGACATACGATCATttcctccatctgtgtgtgggTACTATAATGTGTCGTAGTTGTGTAGATGttacaaaataaatcagcatCAAATGGAAACTGGTCAAAATGAGACCACGCTTGTCCCCCCATTTTTCGTGGTGACTCAGTGGCTTTGGCAGAGGCAGAGTGACACCAGTTGGCCGGGTGTCTGCCTCCCCTCGGGACAGCATGAGTAAAGAGACGTGGGAGGGATCACCATGCCCGCGCCACACACTGCTTCGCTGCACTTTACACCTCTCCAGGATTTCAGCAGTCGCCACCACAGGCCGGCAGGACTGGTGGAACAGTTGGCTAGTCTcaacactgccacacacacttcGTGCAAGCACAACAATGTGAAGGCACAGAGCTGGTGTGGACTAGTTTTAACTGCTCAGAGACCCGAGAATACACATAAAATAGAAGCTTACAGTACACCTGATAGAAAACAACAGCTTTATATTTTTAGAGTGCAGTACAGATGGACACTTGGTGTTAATCTAAATCCAGCAGATGCCATCTTGTCAGCATCTGAGTCTTCCGGTAGGTCCAAATATGGGCAATTAGGAGAGGCGGGCGCTCAGACAAACTGTGATGGCAccccatctgtcactcaaaccAGCCACGCCCCTCAATTTTGCATGACATCATAATATAAACGTGAGCTGTGTAATTCTCTTTGACACCAGTCCAagaacatacatacaaaatgtTCAAATTTCAAAGTTGTTTACTAAGGTATCACCCTGGTTCCAGATGGGACCAGTTTGTTTAATGTTGTAAAAGTGTTTAACGCTACAGGTGATCGGTTTCTGAACCTCACCACAGGACTAACTAAACAGTGAATGAAAACTGAAGTGAGGGAGAAGGACATGAAACAATAAGAATCCTGCAGTTGGACGTTAGATCGGCTACAAATCTTTGGCCTTGCTGGAGGAATATTGCAATCCACCACCCCCACATACATTTCCTAACTTTAACAGACTTTACTGGCTTCTACAGCAACCACACATCAGTAAATATTGTCTTTTGACCAATTGACCCATGCTTCATTTTGTTAAAAATTAAACTCTggctttattattaattaaacaTTTCCTGCCATGTCAAGTCAAAACCTGCCATACACTCTGCATACACAATATCATTTTCTATGTAAATTAATAATCACTGcaatatgataaaaaaaagaaagagtctGCCTCCCAGTGAGAGTCATACGCTGTGGGTGCAGTGAGTGACATTTACCACCGCTCAGCCTGTATCCCTCCACCCTGTTCTCTTCCACCACAAGTGACTCCTCTTTACACTTTTGTGTCAGTCTCAATTACAGGTAATGACCTTAAATAGATCCCCATATTTCATGGTATCTGATAATAGGTCACCAGAGAGCAGGACCTTTTCTAGCCATTGAAGGCTTGTCTGCACACCCCCGCGTTCACACCTGCCCTGTGCAGTGCCTGAAAATCTCTTTAAAGGGCTTCAATTACAATCACATCACTTGCGACTGTGAGCAGTGGTAGTTGCACATCGGCACGAACGGTTTGGGATGTTGGACTGAACAACCACACAAAGCATGTCTCTCTCCgctcccctgtgtgtgtaatAACCCCCTCTCAGACATGAAGGCAGGGCTTTGATTTTGTGGCTGCGGCCTCGCCTCTCAGCAGACCGTACAAAGAGGATGATCAATGTGAGTGATCTGATTTCTTCGGCCCATGCCAGACCCTTTCTTAACCCCGCTAACCCAATCAGAGAGTGTTGCCAAGCAACCAGTCCCAGGAGGAAGTGTCGGGAGTGGATGGGGTGCCGGTGGCCTCCCTGAGTACCAAAAGATCACGGTGGATATATTTCACTCAAATGGCTTCGGTCACAGCTATGCTGTCTTGTACAGGAAGAAATGCCAAGTTGCAGGGAGGGGCTGATAAATAGGCTGTGAAACAGGAAAGGCTGAGAAATGTGTGGTGATTCACAAAAGtgcacagacaggcacacacagcgTAACTAATGCTTTCACAAATTAATCACAGAGACAACAAACAAAGTCATGAAAAAATTCTGTTCAGGAAATAAATTGTATTGGGTGAAGTATCTGAAAGTCACTTAATGAAAATGCAAAGGAGGTTTTTGACAAAGCCAGATGTCTCATATGTTAAATTATAAAGTAAAGAATTGTACATGTTCTCATTGTCAAGATTTAACACATCATATATATTAATACATATAATAGGCCTAATCCTAAATCTGTTTCCTATTTGTGTTAAAGTCCTTTTTCAACCATGAGAGAGTTGTGTGTAAAACCCCAGAGCGCCAGGACAGttaatattctgagatttaaagacGCAAATTTGCATCCGTTTTTCCTGGTCATGGAATCATGTCGCGTTTCCAAGATGTTATGTTCATTGCATTCATGCACACGGCCACTTGTGGTCATATGTACATGCGAATTCTGCTTTTAGTGGCAGAACTCTTCACATCATACCAAAAAAGATACCAGAGAGGCTTGTTGCAGTGTGGAGCTTGCTTTGTAGCATTTTCAGTTTTACAACCCTAATCCAAGTAACTTTGGTATCTGAAGCTAATCAAACAGCAACTAATAATACAAGTAAAGTGCTTTGTCCAACACTGGTCATAAGTCATCTTCTCCTTGAAGCAAAATCTAACGCTTCACGTGGTAAAGTGATTGTCCCCTAACTGAAAGGTTTGCAGTTTGATCCCCAGGCCTGAGTGCAATTGTGTCCttaggcaaaaaaacctgaattTGCTCCCCGTGGTGTCTATGTGCTTGTGAATGAGTGAATGTGGATCAGTGTAGACTGCTTTTACTACCTTTAAACAAGTAGTAAAGCTCTATATTTAGTCCATTGCCACTTaatttttgtttagtttatcAGTTGCCTTTAGATAAAATATTGTTCaacattgtatttatttaggtTTAATCTAACTTTAGTATTGACACAAATACTGTGTCTACTCTCTCATGTTCAGCTCTTATTCAACAATCCAAACTCCAACCCAGGATCTCCTCTCTCCACCGGGGGTTGAGTGAGTGACAGATTTCTGGAGGGGAATCCACATGAAGCCCTTTGATCAGTCCGCCCCCTGGGCCCTGCTtgactgactgcagcacagTGCAAAAGTTCAGCCATTATAGAAAACTGAGTTTAATGTGTCCTTTTTTTACTGACAGACTTCTAACAAAAGAAAGATAAGTTATGTGCACAGAATGTGACTTTGAGTCCATCCTCTTAGTCGTTGAGGGCTGGAGACATTTATTCATAAATGTGTGATCATGTAAGCTTTATAGCAACAAAATGTAACCTTAATCAAGTAATACATTGTGGGTTTGCAACAAAAGGCAGTCTGGTATGAACAGTAGTTAAGTTTAACAGGTGTTTACATGGCTTTTTCGTTTTCATTAAAACTAATGTGTGTTGTATAGTGTAGTTTAATTGTGATTAAAGCAATTGCCCACTGATGAAATTACATGAAACTATACCTTTACAGTAAGTTagactttgtgtctttgtgtctgtgatggGCGACATACAGAAGTGCAAAGTACAGGCATTCAATGGAAAAGTGTGGCTTTACCTTTTTACATCTTTGGTGAAGCAAGTTGATGTGCATGGTTGTGCACAAGTTTTCTCTGGCTTATTAATATTtttagctttgtttttctgGAATCATTGTGTGAAAAAATTATCTTCAGAGTGAAATGAAGAATCAGATTCTAAAAACCTAGACATTATGGACAATTAGACATGCacctttttcacattttaatttaCCATTAACTCACCTTGAAGCCGAATGACATAAATGCCCTTTTTAATTATCATTTATTAGCAGTAACTGTGGACAATTAGGCaaaatatctgtgtttgtttaacaGGTTGTATTGGGAGAGGTCTGCATTACTAGTGAATATGTGACAGCAGGTGGTAATTTGTtacagtgggggggggggggggggtaatttGCATGTCAGGGCTGTTTGTGTCAGTATCTCTCACCCTGTGCGTAGAGgaaacagctgacagcagctcacAGCATACCTTGCTAAGAGGTACTCTGTTTAAATTGTGTCTGTTGCTCACATTCGGCCCAtttcctgtttctcctccacctttcctctctgtggaTACCGTATAGCACATCAGAGCCCAATTAGCATTTTCCTCCCTCAGATGTCATGGCTGTCTGGGATCAGAGGCCGGAGGTTTGGGACCATGTTCCTAGATTTGGACTTAACAATAGGCTCATTACTGGGTTTGTCGGTGTCATTTTCCTCCTATCATTAGGGAATAGGTCTCAAAGCCTAACTGGACCCACGTCACAGTGCTTATTAATATGCATCTGCTGTTGTCATGCTATCGATCTATTAGCTGCGGTTATTACCGCATGGAATCATCACCAAGGGACAGTATGTGTAGCTTTCCAAGCATACAGGATGAAGAAGGTCACAGACATTTAGGGAGGTATGTCAGATATGTAAACACAACCCTTTTCAGCGTGCTCCTGCACAGTGTAGGGAGGCCATTGacaacaaaaggaaaacaaggCCATAAACTGTCTTGTTGTAGTTTTCATATCTAGATGCTCATCATTCATCTGACACAGACGAGATGGTGGTAATAAATCAGTCTAGCTGCTCGCTCTAAATCCTGCTAAAGATAGACACGGAGTTAATTTATCTCACTTGTGCTGACGTGAATATACCTGCATTGTGTTGTTGCGGGAGGTACGGCGCGAGCAGAAATAAATCATTCATTACCAAAATAGAGCATTCAGTCATCGCTTTTAAAAAAGCCAACATCAAAtactcatgtacacacacactcgatCTATTGTTCCTTTGCAACCcagtgaaacacagacacagtattAATCAAGAAGTGCTACTGTTTATAGTATCAAgctattttatattatatatattatattattttaaaatgtaaatgtaaattaacaaaaaaacagcaagttaaatgcattttatttactgAATGAAAAATCATGTGATCTCTTTCTATGTGATTGTTTAGCACAGGCTGCCTCAGCActagtttttcttcttttactgtGTGCATACAAGACAGTTTTGAGCTCTTTGTAGTCTAGTAGCTGTTCTGCTGTTTTATATAATGGCTGCTGTGGTTATGTCCAAGCAAAAAATGGATGCTGAGTTTCCATAGTAGTAGAAACCACTGGTTCAGTTAGCATTTGCACTGCTAATTGTGATGCAGCTGAAATCACTTAAAGAATCATGTTTAAGATTCAAACCTTACTGGTTAAaagtgaggaagaagagcaatGATCATTAATATGATTATTACTAGgccaaaaaaacatgttaaattgCTTCACGCAGCCAGGAGGGACACAAAATTCAAAATGATTCAGTTTTCGGtcatctacttcctgttttattgtttggCTTTTGGTTCATGCTAAGTATTTTATTTCTATAAAGGGCCCATTCATTCCTTTTGCTCAGTGCTGCTTTGAGCTGGCATTTTACGAAAGACTCCTGTTATTCATCTTCATCTGAGGTTTCCTCCATCAGTCTTCCAGGTTGCCAGAGTGAGTGGCAGCCTAATGAGATTTCATGGATTCTTTTAACCCTTATAAAGTGTACACCTTCGTAATgacacataaataaacaggTGATGACTAAGAAAGGTAATTAGTTATGACACAAGCTGAAACATATTTCTAAATCAGCGGAGCAATAGCTGTGCGACCATCACATTTGGCTTTGTGGAACAAATTAATTTCCTGTCAGACATGATTAGACAACTTGTTCTGAATGTTATCCTGTTCTTCATACCTCTTTGAATTTCACATGTCGTTAATATACCTTTGGAATGTAGCTGGATGTTCGAT
This portion of the Parambassis ranga chromosome 20, fParRan2.1, whole genome shotgun sequence genome encodes:
- the adcyap1a gene encoding adenylate cyclase activating polypeptide 1a isoform X1, giving the protein MSSKATLALLIYGIIMHYSVLCSPVGLSFPSVSEVYDEDGNSLPSLDYDRDEVDVRSAPSAADDLYTLYYPPEKRTERHADGMFNKAYRKALGQLSARKYLHSLMAKRVGGGKAVDDSSELLSKRHSDGIFTDSYSRYRKQMAVKKYLAAVLGKSLEDIGFHHILQEIDFDALPDGDEFEAFLGDWLKQFSPEFLVSFRLFPEAVSFGGTSHVPPSFFFPSHL
- the adcyap1a gene encoding adenylate cyclase activating polypeptide 1a isoform X3; this translates as MSSKATLALLIYGIIMHYSVLCSPVGLSFPSVSEVYDEDGNSLPSLDYDRDEVDVRSAPSAADDLYTLYYPPEKSGGKAVDDSSELLSKRHSDGIFTDSYSRYRKQMAVKKYLAAVLGKSLEDIGFHHILQEIDFDALPDGDEFEAFLGDWLKQFSPEFLVSFRLFPEAVSFGGTSHVPPSFFFPSHL